Part of the Thauera sedimentorum genome, TCGGCCTGAGCGAGGTGATCGACACCGCCGGCCGCCTGATGGCCGGCCAGGTGCGCGGCCGCGTGGTGGTGGATGTGAACCGCTGAGCCGCAGGCAGATATTCGACACGCAATACGACGACAACCGTTTCAAGGAGACCAGCATGACCGACAAGATCAGCCGCTTCGCGGTGCCCGACCTCAACGCCCTGCCCGAAGACCTGCGCAACCGCATCCTCGGCGTTCAGGAAAAGGCCGGCTTCATTCCCAACGTATTCCTGATGCTCGCGCACCGCCCGGCCGAGTTCCGCGCCTTCTTCGACTATCACGACGCGCTGATGGAGAAGGATGTCGGCCTCACCAAGGCCGAGCGCGAGATGATCGTGGTGGCCACCTCGGGCGCCGGGCAGTGCCTGTACTGCGTGATCGCCCACGGTGCGGTGCTGCGCATCCGCGCCAAGAACCCGCGGGTGGCCGACCAGCTCGCCACCAACTACCGCAAGGCCGAGATCACCCCGCGCCAGCGCGCGATGCTGGACTTCGCCATCAAGCTGTCCACCCGCGGCGGCGAGATCGAGGAGGCCGACTTCGCAGCCCTGCGCGAGCACGGCTTCGACGACGAGGCGATCTGGGACATCGGCGCGATCACCGCCTTCTTCAGCATGAGCAACCGCCTGGTGCACCTCACCGGCACGCCGCCCAACGAGCAGTTCTACCTGATGGGGCGCGTGCCCAAGGGCTGATCGCCGCCGTCGATGGCGGCGGATGCCGGACCGCGGACGTCGCATGACGGTGCCGATGTAGGAGCGGCCTTGGCCGCGATCGCAACAGCGTTCTTGCCACGCGCCGCATCGCGGCCAAGGCCGCTCCTACGGGGGCGCTTTAGGCCGTGGTGGCAAACACCGTCAGTACCCCGGTGTAGCCGTACAGCCGGTCGCGGGCGATCTCGCCGGCGGCGTAGAAGCCGACCAGCGGCAGGTCCTCGCCGAACGCCTCGCGCAGTGCGCGCGCTTCGGCGTGCGGAGCGCCGAAATGCGCGCCGCCGCGCCCGGTGCAGCTCACGTACAGGGCGCCGGCGGCCTGCCGGCCGGTGCTCGCCAGTTCGGCGCGGATCTCGCTGGCGATGCGTACCAGGTCGGCCAGCGCCGCGCCGGGGTCGCGCCGGCAGAAGGCCAACTGCATGCCGGGGGCGACCTCGTCGGCCACCGCCAGCACCTGCTGCTGCGGGTCGAGGCCGATGATGTGGCGTACCCGGGTGTCCGGGCCGAACAGGCCTGGGGCCAGCGCCAGATCCTCCTCGTCGGCGCACAGGCCGACCAGCGTCCCGGCCAGCGCCTGCGCGGTGATGTCCAGCGGCAGGTCGCCGGCCAGGCCCAGGTCGTCGAGCGCGCAGGACAGCGCGGGCTGGCCGTCGAGCGCGATCACGTAGTTCTCCTGGGCGTGGGTGATGGTGCGCAGCGGCCCGACCGGCTGGCAGCCCTGGGTGACCCGCGAGAGCACGCCTACGCCGGCGTCGAAGGCCACCCCGGAGAGGCCGCCGTCGAACACCTCGCCGGCGATCTGCAGGTTGCGGTTGCGCGCCGCGGACAGGCCGCCGAACAGGTAGCCGGTGGCGGTGCGTTCGGCCAGTTCCTGCAGCAGCTCCTGCAGGTCCGGGGTGCTGCCGTCGGCGTGCACCAGGGCGGTGTAGGGCTGGAAGCCGCCGGTGCCGGGGTGCAGGGGCTGGCGTCCGGAGAACAGGCGGAAGGCGTGCGCCGGCAGCGGGGCGATCATCAGCGCCAGCGCCGGTTCGTCGAAATGCTCGCGGCCGTTGGCGGCCACGCCCAGGCCCACCGTGCCCACCCAGGTCATGCCGGGCAGGCGGCGGTTCAGGCCATGCACGATGTTCTCCGCGTCGGCGGCCAGGTGGTCGGTGAGGTAGCACCAGCCGAGGGTGTATTCCACCGTGTGCCCGCCTTCCTGCCGAGCCGCGAGCTGCGGCGCGAGCTGGGCGACGCAGTCGTCCAGCGCCGCCTGCCAGTCCGCGTTCGCCGCGTGAGCGACGATGAAGCTTGAGGGGGACATGTCCGCGGCCTCCGCGAGTGGGTCGTGCCGGTTGGACACCGCCCCGGCGCTTGCGTTGCGCGGGCGTCAGTGCGGCCCGAGCGAAGGCGCCGGCGCGCGCGCGGTGCGCGGCAACTCGTCGGCCGGAGCGGGGCGGCCGAACAGGTAGCCCTGGTAGGCGTCGCAGCCGCCCTCGGCGAGCAGGGCGCGCTGGGCTTCGGTCTCCACGCCTTCGGCGATCACCTCCAGGCCCATGGTGTGCGCCAGCGCGATGATGGTGCGGGCGATGGCGGCGTCGTTGGCGTCCACCAGCACGTCGCGCACGAAGGAGTGGTCGATCTTCAGTTCGGCCAGCGGCAGGCGCTTGAGATAGGCGAGCGAGGAGTAGCCGGTGCCGAAGTCGTCGAGCGAGAAGCTCACGCCCAGGCTGCGCAGTTCGGTCATGCGCTCGATGACCTCGTCGATGTCCTCGAGCAGCATGCTTTCGGTGAGTTCGATGCGCAGCCGCGCCGGGTTGGCGCCGGTGTCGCGCAGCGCGGTGCGCACGTCGTCGACGAAGCCGGCATGGCGGAACTGCCGGGCGCTGACGTTGATCGACAGGGTCAGGCCGGCGCGGTCGGCCATGCCGGCCCATTGCGCGAGCTGAGCGCAGGCCAGTTCGATGACCTGGTGGCCGATCGGCAGGATCAGGCCGGTTTCCTCCGCGATCGGGATGACCTCGCCGGGCGGCACCACCCCGCGGCGCGGGTGCAGCCAGCGCAGCAGGGCCTCGGCGCCGATCAGCCGGCCGGCCGCATCCACCTGCGGCTGGTAGTGCAGGATGAACTGGCGGGCTTCGATGGCCTCGCGCAGCTCGTTCTCCAGCTGGGTGCGCGCGGTCAGCCGGTCACGCATGGCCTGGCCGTAGAAGCACAGGCGGTTGCGTCCTTCCGCCTTGGCCTGGTACATGGCCAGGTCGGCCTGCTTGAACAGCTCGTCGCCCTCGTCGCCGCTGCCGTCGAACAGCGTGGCGCCGATGCTCGCGGAACTGGCGTGGGTCTGTCCGCCAAGGCGGTAGGGCCGCCCGAGCGCGGCGAGGATCTTGCCGGCGACCGCCTGCGTTTCCTCACTGGCGACCGGAATGTGGCCGTCGAGCTCCTCCAGCACCACGACGAATTCGTCGCCGCCCAGGCGCGCCACGGTGTCGGTGTCGCGCACGCAGCCCAGCAGGCGGCTGGCCACCTCCTTGAGCAGGGCGTCGCCCAGTTCGTGGCCCAGGGTGTCGTTGAGCGTCTTGAAGTTGTCCAGGTCGAGAAACAGCAGGGCGCCGCGCTGGCGGTGGCGCCGGCAGGCCGACAGGGCGCGCCTGAGGCGGTCGCCGAGCAGGCGGCGGTTGGGCAGGCCGGTGAGCGGGTCGTAGAAGGCCAGTGCATTGATGCGCTCTTCCGCTTCGCGCAGTTCCTGCACCTGGCCGAGCAGGCGGGCGGCCTGGTCGCGCAGCGATTGCTGGCTGCGCTGCAGCATCTGCCGCATCGTCTCCTGCGCGCCGGCGAGCTGGGCAATCTCGCCGATGCGGCTGCTGACCGGTGGCGGAGCGCTGAAGTCGAGCGCGCCGATGCGCTGGCTGGCGGCGGCCAGGGTCTCCAGCGGCTGCGCGATGCGGCGGGCCTGGCCGTGGGCGATGAGGCCGGCGGCGAGCATCAGCAGCGCCAGGGCGCCGGCCAGGCCGGTGCCGATCAGTATCCAGGGCGGGGCGAAGTCGTCGGCCGGCGCCAGGGTGAGCACCCACAGGCGGTGGTCGCCCAGCGGGTAGGGGCGCTGGGAGAGCAGCCAGTCCTCGCCGGACGACGACACCCGCCGCACCGGCACCGTCTGTCGTCCGGCCTGGCGCCATACCGCCAGGGCGTCGTTGATCGGTGCGATGCCCAGTGCGCTGACCGGCAGCAGCAGGCTGCCGAACCAGTCGTCGGTGCTGATGCCTGCCGGCATCGCAGGCAGGCCGAGGACGCGCTCGTCCTCGGTGAGGATGAGCGCGAAGCCGCGACTGCCGACCTGTTCGTCCAGCGTGGCCGAGGACAGGTCGCGCAGCATCACGTCGTAGCCAAGCACGAAGCTGCTGCCGTCGGGCAGCTGGATGCGCCGCGAGGCGGTGACGCCCGGATCGACGGTAGACAGGAAGGTGTAGGGCTGGGTCCAGTGCACCTGCCCGCCCTCGGCGGCGGTCATGGCGCCGGTAAACCACGGGCGGCGGCGGGGATCGTAGTTTCGCGTTTCCCAGTAGTCGGTCTGCGAGCCGTCCGCGCCACGCTCGACGAAACGGTGGCGGTCGCCCCAGCGGGCGAGGTCTGTGAAGCGGTTGAGCAGCCGGCCGTCGCCTTGCTCGAGCAGCAGCCAGCCACGGCCGTCCGTGGTGCCGGCGACCACCGAAGTGATGGTGGGGGACGCGGTCAGCAGGGCTGTGAAACGCTGGTTGAAGGACTCGGGACGGTCTATGTGCGGCGGGTCGGCGGCGATCCACCCGGCGCCGGTCTCCAGCAGTTGCTCGACCGGCTTGAAGGTGTGGTCGAGCCGGCCCTGGACGCGCTCGGCCACGCGGTCGAACTCGGCTTCGGCCATGCGGTCGAGCGTGGGCATCATCCACAGGACAAGGAAGCCGGCGGTGATCACCAGCGCGCTGCCGCCGACCAGCAGCAGCATGCGGACCAGGATGGTCCGCCGCAGGGTGGTGACGGGACGGGCGAGCGACATGGCCGGTCCGGGTCAGCGCGCGGGGGCGGGATGAGGGAAGGGTGTGACAGGCATGCGTCGGTCTCCGTGGCCGGGCGGAACCATGTTCCGCGCCGCGGCGCTGCAATCTGGCCGACCGGATTCTTCGTGTCCGGCTCGGCCGTCATCATACCGAATCGGTCTGCGGCCTTCCGAGCACTGTGTCAGGGTTTCGCCGCGCGCGGAGCGGCTGGCCGCCGAAGGGGTACAGCAGGGTCCGGCACGGGGCAATACAGTGCGCTTCGTAAGCTGAATGTACCCAGTACATTCATCGTTCTTTGGGTCTGTACCCAAGCGATTGCCGACCATATCCTGAATCCGTCGTTTCAATGGTGTGCGACGAGGAGGACATGATGCTGGTGATCGAGCTGCTGCGCCGTCTGCGCGAGGTGCTGTCCGCTTTGCTGCTGCGGCGGCGCGGGCGGCGGGAACTGCTGGAACTGGACGAGCGCTTGTTGCGCGACGTGGGGCTCAGCCGTGAGCAGGCGCTGCGCGAGGCGGACAAGCCCTTCTGGCGCGTCTGAGCGCACCTGTCCGCCACTCAGCGCGAGAGCGCCGCGGGTGCGCCGATGACCAGGCCCTGCGCGTAGTCGAAGCCATAATCGGGCAGGGCCTCGCGGAACAGCTCGTCTTCCACCTCGGAGGCGATCGTGCGGATCGACAGGGCGGCGGCCATGCCGCACAGCGCCTGCGCCAGGTTGCAGCCGGCTTCCAGCCCGTAGGCATCGGCCAGGGTCTTGAGGCTGATCTTGACGTAGTCCGGGCGCAGCTCGGCAAGCAGTGAGCTGGCGTTGCCGTCCAGCCGCTCGAGGGCCAGCGCGCAGCCTGCCTCGCGGACCAGGGTGGCGAACCTGGCGGTTTCCTCCGGGCACTGGCCGGCCAGCGCCGCCGGTATCTCCAGCACCAGGCGTTGCGCTTCCACCGCGTGGCGGTGCAACTGGCCGACCAGCGTGTCGAGATACTGGTGCGCGTGGGTCAGCGAGGCCTGGGTGACGTTAAGGCCCAGGCGGGACAGGGGCTCGCCGGCCACGGTCTGTTGGCTGCCGAGGTGCACGCAGGCGCGCTCGGCCACCCATTGGTCGAGGAGCAGGCCGGAGCTGCCCGCCCCCAGGCGCGACAACAGGTCGCCGGGCGCCATCGGCGTGTCGCCGCCGTCCCTGATGCGCAGGAGCACCTCGTGCCAGGGCGGGCAGTCCTGCCTGCCGATGCCGACGATGCGCTGGCCGTACAACTCGAGCTGGGCGAAGGGGATGCCCTCGGGGCCGTCGCTGAGGACGTTGCGGTCGCTCTGCCGGCGCTTCGGCGCCATGGCGTGCTCGTGTTCGATGACCCGGTTGCGCCCGCCCTTCTTGGCCGCGTAGCAGGCGAGGTCGGCGGCCACCAGCACGTCGGAGGCGCTGTCCAGCCCGCCGTCGATGCGCACCAGGCCGACGCTGGCGCCCACCGAGAAGCGCCGTCCGTCCCAGTTGAAGCGGTACGCCGCCACGGTCTCGCGCAGGCCTTCGGCGATGCGCAGGGCCTCTTCCGCCGAGCAGCCGCGCAGGATGAGCGCGAACTCGTCGCCGCCCACCCGGCAGATCAGGTCGTCCGCCCTGACGCGCTGGCGCAGCAGCTTGGCGATGCGGCGCAGCAACTCGTCGCCCGCTGCATGGCCGCAGGTGTCGTTGACGATCTTGAAGCGGTCGAGGTCGATGAAGCACAGCGCGCCCTGGTCGCCGGCGCGGCGGGAGGCCGCCACCGCCTCGTCGAGCGCCTGTTCGAAGGCGCGCCGGTTGGGCAGGCCGGTGAGCGGGTCGTGCAGGGCCTGGTGGGCGAGCTGGGCGGTGGCCTCATCCACCCTGGCCTGCAGCGTCTGGTGGGCGGTGGCGATCGAGCGCGCCATGGTGTTGAAGCCGCGCTGCAGGGCGCGCAGTTCGCCTATCGCCGCATCGTCGGGCACCGAGATGTCGAGCTGGCCGTCGGCCATGCCGCTCACCGCGTCGGCCAGGCGCACCACCGGATCGGTCACCGCCCGCGCCAGACGGGTCGCCAGCACCGCGGTGAGGGCCAGGCCGCCGATGGTCAGCGCCAGCGTGGTGAACAGGATGGCGCGCTTGGCGGTGTCCAGCTCGCGGGTGTCGAGCTCGACATAGACCCAGCCGGTTTCCACCGGCGCAAGTCGCGCCGCGCTGCTCACATAGCTTGCAGCGAGGTCGTCCACCGCCAGCGGAGTGGCCATCACCGGCGCGGCCAGGGTCAGGCGCTGGTCGCGGTGGTCGAGCACTTCGGCGCGGCGGGTGGCGAGGATGCGTCCGGTTACCGCCAGCCGCGGGCGCCCGCTCACCGCCATCAGTTCGCCGGCGCTGTCGTAGATGGCCACCGCGGCCACGTCGCGCTGTTCCAGCACCGCCTGGATCAGGCTCATCAGCGTGCCGTGGTTGCCGGAGATCACGCCGTATTCGGCCGCCGGGGCAAGGAAGCTGACGATGGCCAGGCCGCGGTCGCGCATAGCGTCGTCGGCGGCCTGGGTGCCGCGCACCACGAACAGGCCGGCGATGGCGCTGGCCAGCAAGGCGGCGGGGAGCAGCACCACCAGCAGCAGGCGCTGTCGCAGTGAGAGGCGGCGCAGCATTTTCATTGGCCTTCTCCCCGGCGCAGCTGCTCGAGCAGCGTGGCCTCGTCCGCGATGTCCAGGTTGAGCGCGCGGGCCACCTGGCGGTTGATGGCGATGCTGAAGCGGCGCGGCGAGCGCGGTGCCGGCAGCTGCCAGGCGGTGCCGTGCGTGCCGTTCAGCCACTCGCCCAGGTCGCGGGCGACGTCGCCAGTGGAACTGAATACCGCCGCGAGCGCGCCGGCATCCACATAGGCTTGGGAATAGG contains:
- a CDS encoding diguanylate cyclase, which produces MKMLRRLSLRQRLLLVVLLPAALLASAIAGLFVVRGTQAADDAMRDRGLAIVSFLAPAAEYGVISGNHGTLMSLIQAVLEQRDVAAVAIYDSAGELMAVSGRPRLAVTGRILATRRAEVLDHRDQRLTLAAPVMATPLAVDDLAASYVSSAARLAPVETGWVYVELDTRELDTAKRAILFTTLALTIGGLALTAVLATRLARAVTDPVVRLADAVSGMADGQLDISVPDDAAIGELRALQRGFNTMARSIATAHQTLQARVDEATAQLAHQALHDPLTGLPNRRAFEQALDEAVAASRRAGDQGALCFIDLDRFKIVNDTCGHAAGDELLRRIAKLLRQRVRADDLICRVGGDEFALILRGCSAEEALRIAEGLRETVAAYRFNWDGRRFSVGASVGLVRIDGGLDSASDVLVAADLACYAAKKGGRNRVIEHEHAMAPKRRQSDRNVLSDGPEGIPFAQLELYGQRIVGIGRQDCPPWHEVLLRIRDGGDTPMAPGDLLSRLGAGSSGLLLDQWVAERACVHLGSQQTVAGEPLSRLGLNVTQASLTHAHQYLDTLVGQLHRHAVEAQRLVLEIPAALAGQCPEETARFATLVREAGCALALERLDGNASSLLAELRPDYVKISLKTLADAYGLEAGCNLAQALCGMAAALSIRTIASEVEDELFREALPDYGFDYAQGLVIGAPAALSR
- a CDS encoding FIST signal transduction protein; amino-acid sequence: MSPSSFIVAHAANADWQAALDDCVAQLAPQLAARQEGGHTVEYTLGWCYLTDHLAADAENIVHGLNRRLPGMTWVGTVGLGVAANGREHFDEPALALMIAPLPAHAFRLFSGRQPLHPGTGGFQPYTALVHADGSTPDLQELLQELAERTATGYLFGGLSAARNRNLQIAGEVFDGGLSGVAFDAGVGVLSRVTQGCQPVGPLRTITHAQENYVIALDGQPALSCALDDLGLAGDLPLDITAQALAGTLVGLCADEEDLALAPGLFGPDTRVRHIIGLDPQQQVLAVADEVAPGMQLAFCRRDPGAALADLVRIASEIRAELASTGRQAAGALYVSCTGRGGAHFGAPHAEARALREAFGEDLPLVGFYAAGEIARDRLYGYTGVLTVFATTA
- a CDS encoding bifunctional diguanylate cyclase/phosphodiesterase — protein: MSLARPVTTLRRTILVRMLLLVGGSALVITAGFLVLWMMPTLDRMAEAEFDRVAERVQGRLDHTFKPVEQLLETGAGWIAADPPHIDRPESFNQRFTALLTASPTITSVVAGTTDGRGWLLLEQGDGRLLNRFTDLARWGDRHRFVERGADGSQTDYWETRNYDPRRRPWFTGAMTAAEGGQVHWTQPYTFLSTVDPGVTASRRIQLPDGSSFVLGYDVMLRDLSSATLDEQVGSRGFALILTEDERVLGLPAMPAGISTDDWFGSLLLPVSALGIAPINDALAVWRQAGRQTVPVRRVSSSGEDWLLSQRPYPLGDHRLWVLTLAPADDFAPPWILIGTGLAGALALLMLAAGLIAHGQARRIAQPLETLAAASQRIGALDFSAPPPVSSRIGEIAQLAGAQETMRQMLQRSQQSLRDQAARLLGQVQELREAEERINALAFYDPLTGLPNRRLLGDRLRRALSACRRHRQRGALLFLDLDNFKTLNDTLGHELGDALLKEVASRLLGCVRDTDTVARLGGDEFVVVLEELDGHIPVASEETQAVAGKILAALGRPYRLGGQTHASSASIGATLFDGSGDEGDELFKQADLAMYQAKAEGRNRLCFYGQAMRDRLTARTQLENELREAIEARQFILHYQPQVDAAGRLIGAEALLRWLHPRRGVVPPGEVIPIAEETGLILPIGHQVIELACAQLAQWAGMADRAGLTLSINVSARQFRHAGFVDDVRTALRDTGANPARLRIELTESMLLEDIDEVIERMTELRSLGVSFSLDDFGTGYSSLAYLKRLPLAELKIDHSFVRDVLVDANDAAIARTIIALAHTMGLEVIAEGVETEAQRALLAEGGCDAYQGYLFGRPAPADELPRTARAPAPSLGPH
- a CDS encoding DUF1127 domain-containing protein; this encodes MMLVIELLRRLREVLSALLLRRRGRRELLELDERLLRDVGLSREQALREADKPFWRV
- a CDS encoding peroxidase-related enzyme (This protein belongs to a clade of uncharacterized proteins related to peroxidases such as the alkylhydroperoxidase AhpD.), translating into MTDKISRFAVPDLNALPEDLRNRILGVQEKAGFIPNVFLMLAHRPAEFRAFFDYHDALMEKDVGLTKAEREMIVVATSGAGQCLYCVIAHGAVLRIRAKNPRVADQLATNYRKAEITPRQRAMLDFAIKLSTRGGEIEEADFAALREHGFDDEAIWDIGAITAFFSMSNRLVHLTGTPPNEQFYLMGRVPKG